Proteins encoded by one window of bacterium:
- a CDS encoding protein kinase, whose protein sequence is MGATQDSFDLQPGRVLARKFEVIRRLGAGWEGEVYLVRERATGIDRAAKLFFPERNPRNRTLNEYARRLHRLRECPILVSYVTQETIRAHGADVSVLISEFVDGEMLCEFLARQPGHRLDVFQGLHLLHALAEGVSAIHANNDYHGDLHAANVIVRRLGLGFEVRLLDLHRWPGTRSSNIQEDVCNLVRLLYDVLGGQRTYAKHPPEIKGVLRGLRRSLILESFRTAGDLALHLETMPWESR, encoded by the coding sequence ATGGGCGCGACCCAGGACAGCTTCGACCTGCAGCCGGGCCGCGTCCTGGCGCGCAAGTTCGAGGTGATCCGTCGCCTGGGCGCCGGCTGGGAGGGCGAGGTCTACCTGGTGCGCGAGCGCGCCACCGGCATCGACCGCGCGGCCAAGCTCTTCTTCCCCGAGCGCAACCCCCGCAACCGCACCCTCAACGAGTACGCGCGGCGCCTGCACCGGCTGCGCGAGTGCCCGATCCTGGTCAGCTACGTCACCCAGGAGACGATCCGCGCGCACGGCGCCGACGTGTCGGTGCTGATCTCCGAGTTCGTCGACGGGGAGATGCTCTGCGAGTTCCTGGCGCGCCAGCCGGGGCACCGCCTCGACGTCTTCCAGGGGCTGCACCTGCTGCACGCGCTGGCCGAGGGCGTCTCGGCGATCCACGCCAACAACGACTACCACGGCGACCTGCACGCCGCCAACGTCATCGTCCGGCGCCTGGGTCTGGGCTTCGAGGTGCGCCTGCTCGACCTGCACCGCTGGCCGGGCACGCGCAGCTCGAACATCCAGGAGGACGTCTGCAACCTCGTGCGCCTGCTCTACGACGTGCTGGGCGGGCAGCGCACCTACGCGAAGCACCCGCCCGAGATCAAGGGCGTCCTGCGCGGCCTGCGCCGCTCGCTGATCCTCGAGAGCTTCCGCACCGCCGGCGACCTCGCCCTGCACCTCGAGACCATGCCCTGGGAATCCCGGTGA
- a CDS encoding RNA pseudouridine synthase translates to MTPEQIQPAGFDILHENGPCLVIGKPPGLLTQAPPGIDSLEARVRAFLQARDGRAPGAHLGVVHRLDRPASGALLLGLAPTATRELSRQIEQRRVRKLYWALVAGAPAPAAGAWTDHVRKVPDEPRAEIVPADHPDARPATLRYRTLHGGPDFTWLEIELETGRTHQIRLQAASRGHPVVGDAQYGSTAPFGEQHEDVRLRAIALHARRLGFRDPVTGGEVEVVAEPPGAWGGFAP, encoded by the coding sequence GTGACGCCAGAACAGATCCAACCAGCCGGCTTCGACATCCTCCACGAGAATGGCCCCTGCCTGGTGATCGGCAAGCCGCCGGGCTTGCTGACGCAGGCGCCGCCGGGCATCGACAGCCTGGAGGCGCGCGTCCGCGCTTTCCTGCAGGCGCGCGACGGCCGCGCCCCCGGCGCCCACCTGGGCGTCGTGCACCGCCTGGACCGCCCGGCGAGCGGCGCGCTGCTGCTGGGGCTCGCACCGACGGCCACACGCGAGCTCAGCCGGCAGATCGAACAGCGCCGGGTGCGCAAACTCTACTGGGCGCTGGTGGCCGGCGCGCCGGCGCCGGCGGCGGGCGCCTGGACGGACCACGTGCGCAAGGTGCCGGACGAGCCGCGGGCGGAGATCGTGCCGGCCGACCACCCGGACGCCCGGCCGGCGACGCTGCGCTACCGCACGCTGCACGGCGGGCCGGACTTCACCTGGCTCGAGATCGAACTGGAGACGGGACGCACGCACCAGATCCGGCTGCAGGCGGCGAGCCGGGGGCATCCGGTCGTGGGCGACGCGCAGTACGGGTCGACGGCGCCCTTCGGGGAACAGCACGAGGATGTTCGGCTGCGGGCGATCGCACTGCACGCGCGGCGGCTGGGCTTCCGGGATCCGGTCACGGGAGGCGAGGTCGAGGTGGTCGCGGAGCCGCCCGGGGCTTGGGGCGGGTTCGCGCCCTGA